The Pangasianodon hypophthalmus isolate fPanHyp1 chromosome 23, fPanHyp1.pri, whole genome shotgun sequence genome includes the window TTTTATGAGATGGTTGTATTTTAGGAGGCATGAACATCTCCCCACCTTCTCAGGATAACACAGTACCTGTTACTcctgaagtgagtgtgtgaattagTCAACAAATAAAGTTCACAAGATTCTTTGTATGTAAATCCATAGATTGAACCAGTGTGCGGGAGTCCTCGCGGTGACTCAGCCGtctctaaaaacacaacagacagTGGAGTTGGTCTGGACGCCGGAGAGACCATTGTTCTGTCTAGGACAGTTCCTAAGATTCTCCCACCACTGCAAGGTATGAGGACAAAAGTGGTCATTAGTAAAAACTATTTGCTTAAATCATTGAGACAGTTACAGAAAGTGGcatttgaaagaaaatatattttagttgCATTGGCAACCTCCTGTTTTCATGGAGCAAATGTTTTCATCTCTGAAACAGCCAAATGTAGGTCCAAGTTTCAAGGGTTCCCTGGTTCCCATACGCCTGAGTGAGCTGTATTGGGAATAGGGAAAACTCCAGCAACCACAGAACAACGGGTTTAATGAGCTGACTTTCTAAAGTTATCTAAATATGAGAGATATGAGAACACTTCCCCTTTTTCACAGTACCAACACAATAACCTGCTCTTTGTGGCACCTTAGCTCAGAGTCCAAGGCTGACTCAGGAGAGCCAGAGACCGGAGTCTAGTGTGATTCTGGAGCAGCTGCTGAGTCAGGGCATCATCCCGGCCCAAAGCAGAGTGGCAGGCAGCGGAGAAGCATACAACATCATGGTGAGTGTGTCACGGTGCAAACACAGCGTCCAGTTACTGTCTGTTGAAGTTTGTAGTCGGATCTCTACAACTACAAGATCGGCGTAACGTATAATGTGTCTGGTGCAGCTGGCTGATGCAGACGGGCCGAGGAAGAGGCCGCCACCTCGCCTAGAGTCACTGAAGATCCGTAAAGAACAAGAAGTCACTAGAAAGGAAGACATCGATGAGAAGATGAGACAAGTAGAGGAAAGGAGGAAggtacaacaaaaataaaattcaacacttcttttttcaaatacacaaaatgagtgtaaacataacattataaatatatacaaatatagaataaaatgaaattataatatagaataaaatgattcagtgagttttaaaataaactgaatataAAAGTTTAAAGAAATGTAATCAGGAAGTACTTTTAATGAAAtgctatattaaatatatgttttcaAAAGCTTTTTGAAATATTGCACAGCACTTGTGTAAAAGATTGTGCCAGTACAGGTCTTATATTTTCTTCTTGGGGACTCCCCTAAGcagaatattaaattaatttgcatGTCACAAATACATGGATCATTTTTGCATCGCTCAATACTTCTTTAATCAATATATGATGGAATTAAGCTTGCAAAATACTTCTATAATCAATATATGATCAAATTAATCCTGAAAAAATACttctataattaatatataatcaaATTAAGCCTGCAAAATAGatttatataaagaataaaccaTAATCAATGACTGGGTGGTGTAATGTGGCCCAACGCAAAGCATACAATAACAGCGTGTCCTatagcaagtgttttattctccttataccacaacaatttgccaatactaaccatttttatttattaaagaatgacatcatacattttataagTTTATGGTTATGTTTAAGGTTGTGGAACAACAAATGGTtaggtcctgttatcacttacttttaGCAGCTTTCCTTCActagtctcttttttctctctctcaaacaaaAGATGCAGCTTGCCAGGTTACCAAGAAAATGCAaacactttcccatgttggaaaacttaaggaaactgttacactgttacaaagtgctgatacttgagactccttcaaaaaatgctaaataaacatttcctcacagaaaacgtcatcATATCAAACAAATACACACGTTTTGAATCCCTTTATGTGGAGTGTACACCAATCAAGCCACTGTGATGTAGAATTTTaatctgatcaatcagaattgagaatccaacagtgctgtggtttaatGTACTGTCTGTTAATCAAATAATCAGCCAATGTACTAAATATATAGCATGTTAAATGATTATATGTATGTGTTCAGGTAAGGGAAGAAGAGCTGCGGAACAGACTGAGGGTTAAATCTGCACGGCCTCGTGGAGCCACTCTTGTTGGAGTTGGGGAGGAGAGTGCCCCAGAGGTTGATTCTCCTCCATCTTCCCACATCCTAACCACAGCCAAAGATCCTGACATGGGCAACAGTAGAGAAGAAGCAGCTGACCTACTCACCTGTGCAGGCGAATGACTCAACCGTTCAGCAGAAGTCTTTTAACCTGGGCCTGCTCTGCCCTCTGTCTGGACCACTAGTCTAATGCTGGTCCAGTACATCTTATTCCTATCCAGATTTTATTTAGCATGATAGAGGCATATAAATTAAGTATACGTATAAATTGGGATTTTAACAAGCATACAGTTTTGCACTTGCACTTTATAATACTCTAGTTAGTGTTTGTTAACACTGGGCAAGGGTCACTTCAACACATAGAACAAATAGACATACATATGAGTTATTATATATGTTAGTTGCCATTAAGTACTCTAGTGAAGATCaacttaaaggaatactccagcttTTTTCGCTCTCTTTCACACCACATGTAGTGTATGTGAGATTACCACAGATTATACTTTCAATATGATTCCCTGTAacaagaaaagaacagaaaacttgTTTATTCAGAACTCACTTATGAGGACGTCCAAGGGCAGTTGTTGGAGCAGTTAAGAAATTGATGTAAAACATAGATGTGTGGCCATCTGGGAAATCCTCTCAGATGTGACTGAGGCTGAATCCTGGAAAGCAAccaaaaagtgacaaaaaaaaactgctggaGTGTAATGATTGAAgtttttaatcttatttaaatgtttattggcGGCATTCAATCACTGCCCTCAGACTTCCATAAGTTTCAAGTAAACAggcattttgttctttttcgaGTCCTTTGTTTAAAGTATTGTTCACTGTAATATACTACAGATGCTGTAGATGGAATTCCTTTACACATAAACAtgtgtaatattatattatttacttCCTATACTTTTAATGCTGTATCACAATGATGTACAAAATGGAGCCAAATACATGAAAGGTATGAATGATGGTGGTTATTTGAACGTATATAAATGTCATGGTAGTTGCCAAGAATGGAAGTTTTTCCACAAATACCTACTACTTCCTGCAACTGGCATTGTGTCCTACAAAACAACTAATCTATAGATTAATCTATATGTTATACCACTCTCTTTTGAAGATGCGATAAATATCTAAACTGtaaaaatttatatacataaacagatttttatttgctttatttaatgATATTCAAAGATGCACAGAGaatctaatataaatataatattattaggCAAATATATAAGCATTGGTGTTCTCTATAGCTTGAACAAAGTAAGAATGAATGATGAGCCTATACACTGAGTTGTACAGGGCTGTTTAATCCACAAGGTGGCTCTGTTTGTTCAACTGTAGGTGATTTGCCATGCTGTCAAGCAGATGTACAGTAGTATGTGTGAATTGAGAGCTGTCTTTCAGATGACTATTTTATGTAACTGTACCTCACTCTAATTagcacagggggaataaatctcaTTAAAATATTACCTGATCCATTTGCCTATGTGTAGATCATATACTTGtgagtgtgcttgtgtttgtgtgtctggaAAATTGTCTTCAGGCATGAGCAAGGGTTAGTTGCAGCTGCTGATAATCTGTCTTTTACACTGCAATGAAAGTCCCAACTGTAACCACATCTGTTGGAGTTTATGTCTGCTAAGGTTTGACATGTGACCTGCGGTCAGTGCAGTATGGATTGGTTTCGGATTCTGTCTCTTGGAAAGGCAGTTATCTACAGTAATTTATACTTTGTAGtataaaaaacagacatacaaacTTCTTTCCAACCaatatatatgatgtgtgttgatttttttttttttttgactgataaTCTTTGACCTTAAAGGGTCTGTAAGAGAACTCAatcagtgtatgtgtgaattCCATCAAGTTGACCAAATGCATACATAATTGTCATATACTAATTATGTTTGCACACAATCCTGTAAATTAAAAGGCACATGAATACAAGGGAATGCAACAGGATAGCATCTCATTGTAATCTTCTTGAAATCCGGACCTGTCTCTATTACATTGGCTTAATGggtacattaataaattagcacacacactgaaactgttCTCTGATAGGCTCAAGTCACGGCTGTCATGTCTTttcttagctttttttttttttaatctgtaaagCTTCAGTTCTGTATTGCAAAGCACTGGGCGTCAGAAAGCAGGTGAAGCGTGGTGGGCCTCAGCAAAGCGACCTCCTCTCGGGTTGCACTCAACAAAACCCACATCAGCCGAGCGATATGGAAGTTTGCGGGCTAAATGAGAGGCTGTATTAATAATTCAACGCCGGCCGTATCGCATTACCTGGTTTGAATTACTGACAGGACTATAAAATGAGCTGCTCTTTCTGTTTGTGCAACTCACAGTGAGATTGACGTCACTTATAATTGTGACTCTTATAATTTGTGCTAGCCTAGTGACACCCTTGTGACAAAGATACAATAAACTATGTGGaaatgtgcaattaaagtgtgcATACTTACATGAAAAGTTTTATAGATAAAGCTTGGATTTCTGTTTAATTCAGACCACAACTGCAATGACATCTAGAAGTGTCACATCACCATCAACTGCCAATACATCAGTGGTGTTTGTTGCCCAATTTAGACTGATGTcacaaaaataatatgataagCAATCTTTTCTTATATACCCTTACACTCATCTTAAAAAAGAAGGTATTCAGCATTGTAATGACTGGGGtggtatattatatatatgctACACAAgatatctctctcacacacacagaggcagttGGCACATTGGTGACTCTGTGCTCTAAGTGTAACTTTATCTGAAGAGCATCAGTCCTACACTATGCACCTGTCTCACAGCCATGCTGTCTCTGGCTCAGAGTCTGTCTGAATCTTTAACCAGCTTATGCTGTCCCAGAGGACACGCTGGCCAGTTGGTGAGTCTCTTCTAACACTGATATTGTTCAGCCTTTAGATGAAATGGAAGGTCTTCATCAAGATGTAGTTAATGTGGTAACAATACACTCAATGGCTACCTTTTTATGTAGACCTACCATCTATCTACACTCATTGGCCATTGTATTGGGTGCCATATAGGTGCACTTTGTAGGTATGCAATTACTGAATGTCCACCCAGTATACTCTCTGCATCAATGGAAAGGGACCAGCATTGACCACAAGTGGTGGACTATTCTCATGGTAGAGCACTGCTAAGTGTGTATCAGGAGCAGCAATGATACACTTAATTAACCACTGTGTACGTCTACCATGTTGGTCTGCTTCATAGGTTTATAGTTGTATCTGATAGTAAGCATCTTCAGTAACCGTTCTGTACCTGTCAGaattgtggtggatctggagccggAATTCTGGTCCATTGCAGGGCaacgtgcatacacacacacaattcaattcaattttatttgtatagcgcctttaacaatggacattatcacagatcagctttacagaaataaatagattcaaattaaattaaaccaaaataaattgtaaatgtgtgaatttatccctaatgagtaagccagaggcaacagaggcaaggaaaaactccgtgagacgacatgaggaagaaaacatgagaggaaccagactcaaaagggaacccatcctcatccgggtgataacggatagtgcaattataaataaatcccttctattattgtgtactatatggacaaatagttcaattgtgcaaccagtaaattcatcacagttttcacaagacgTCCGGTTTGTTAAacttatccactgtccactgatggagtcctgagtacaaagctgctggTGGCAACCGCAGTCCCAAGcaatc containing:
- the stmnd1 gene encoding stathmin domain-containing protein 1, whose protein sequence is MGCGSSRITAVEPAKPGSLDTTTAIEPVCGSPRGDSAVSKNTTDSGVGLDAGETIVLSRTVPKILPPLQAQSPRLTQESQRPESSVILEQLLSQGIIPAQSRVAGSGEAYNIMLADADGPRKRPPPRLESLKIRKEQEVTRKEDIDEKMRQVEERRKVREEELRNRLRVKSARPRGATLVGVGEESAPEVDSPPSSHILTTAKDPDMGNSREEAADLLTCAGE